Proteins found in one Streptomyces sp. CB09001 genomic segment:
- a CDS encoding MFS transporter, which translates to MSTGSGAASAPAPDGHDNPTTPDGPTGPAAPRRTSMFASLKVRNYRLFFMGQVVSNIGTWMQRIAQDWLVLSLTGSSAAVGITTALQFLPMLLFGLYGGVLVDRLPKRPTLLVTQTAMALTALALAVLTLSGHVQVWHVYVAAFAMGLATVMDNPARQTFVSELVGRDQLQNAVSMNSANFQSARLVGPAVAGLMITGVGTGWAFLANGLSFVAPLTCLLLMRARELHTVERTPRGKGQLREGLHYVAGRPELIWTITLVGFIGTFGFNFPVFLSAFADDVFHAGAGAYSLFNTLMAVGSLAGALLAARRGTARLRVLIAAALGFGALEIVASTAPELWLFALLMVPIGVFSMTVNVTANTSIQMSTDPAMRGRVMALYMMVFLGGSPVGAPIVGWVTDTYGARVGFAAGGAVAATAALVIGLVLARVGNLRLSVGWHRGHPQVRFVPRERQEALAPAA; encoded by the coding sequence TTGAGTACGGGATCCGGAGCAGCTTCCGCCCCCGCACCTGACGGCCACGACAACCCGACCACCCCCGACGGTCCGACGGGCCCCGCCGCCCCGCGCAGGACGTCGATGTTCGCCTCCCTGAAGGTCAGGAACTACCGCCTGTTCTTCATGGGCCAGGTCGTCTCCAACATCGGCACCTGGATGCAGCGCATCGCCCAGGACTGGCTGGTGCTCAGCCTCACCGGCTCCTCGGCCGCCGTCGGCATCACCACCGCCCTGCAGTTCCTGCCGATGCTGCTCTTCGGCCTCTACGGCGGCGTCCTCGTCGACCGCCTGCCCAAGCGGCCCACGCTGCTGGTCACCCAGACCGCGATGGCCCTGACCGCGCTCGCCCTCGCCGTCCTCACCCTGAGCGGACACGTCCAGGTCTGGCACGTCTACGTCGCCGCCTTCGCGATGGGCCTGGCCACCGTCATGGACAACCCGGCCCGCCAGACCTTCGTCTCCGAGCTGGTCGGCCGCGACCAGCTGCAGAACGCGGTCAGCATGAACTCGGCCAACTTCCAGTCCGCCCGCCTCGTCGGCCCGGCCGTCGCCGGTCTGATGATCACCGGCGTGGGCACCGGCTGGGCGTTCCTCGCCAACGGCCTGTCCTTCGTGGCGCCGCTCACCTGCCTGCTGCTGATGCGCGCCCGCGAACTGCACACGGTCGAGCGCACCCCGCGCGGCAAGGGCCAGCTCCGCGAGGGCCTGCACTACGTCGCCGGCCGCCCCGAGCTGATCTGGACGATCACCCTGGTCGGGTTCATCGGCACCTTCGGCTTCAACTTCCCGGTCTTCCTGTCCGCCTTCGCCGACGACGTCTTCCACGCCGGCGCCGGGGCGTACAGCCTCTTCAACACCCTCATGGCCGTCGGCTCGCTGGCCGGCGCCCTGCTCGCCGCCCGGCGCGGCACCGCCCGGCTGCGCGTCCTGATCGCGGCGGCCCTCGGCTTCGGCGCCCTGGAGATCGTGGCCTCGACCGCGCCCGAGCTGTGGCTCTTCGCGCTGCTCATGGTCCCCATCGGCGTCTTCAGCATGACCGTCAACGTCACCGCCAACACCAGCATCCAGATGTCCACCGACCCGGCCATGCGGGGGCGCGTGATGGCCCTGTACATGATGGTCTTCCTCGGCGGCTCCCCGGTCGGCGCCCCGATCGTCGGCTGGGTCACCGACACCTACGGTGCCCGGGTCGGCTTCGCCGCGGGCGGCGCGGTGGCCGCCACCGCCGCCCTCGTCATCGGGCTGGTCCTGGCCCGCGTCGGGAACCTGCGCCTGTCGGTCGGCTGGCACCGCGGCCACCCGCAGGTGCGGTTCGTGCCGCGGGAACGGCAGGAGGCCCTGGCACCGGCGGCGTAG
- a CDS encoding MarR family transcriptional regulator, which translates to MPDLKHGDDAAAVNSLRSAVMRLSRRLKHQRVDESLSPTEMSVLGTLSNCGSATPGELARKEHVQPPSMTRIVALLEAKGLVRLEPHPEDRRQKVVTQTEQAVVMLEESRRKRNAFLATLVEGLDEDEWAKLRAAAPVLEKLAHK; encoded by the coding sequence ATGCCGGACCTCAAGCATGGCGACGACGCCGCCGCCGTGAACTCCCTGCGCTCCGCCGTGATGCGACTGTCCCGTCGGCTCAAGCACCAGCGGGTCGACGAGTCGCTCAGCCCCACCGAGATGTCGGTCCTGGGCACCCTGTCGAACTGCGGCAGCGCGACCCCGGGCGAGCTGGCCCGCAAGGAACACGTCCAGCCGCCCTCGATGACCCGCATCGTGGCACTGCTTGAGGCCAAGGGCCTGGTCCGGCTGGAGCCGCACCCCGAGGACCGGCGCCAGAAGGTCGTGACGCAGACCGAGCAGGCCGTGGTGATGCTCGAGGAGAGCCGCCGCAAGCGGAACGCCTTCCTGGCCACGCTGGTCGAGGGCCTCGACGAGGACGAGTGGGCCAAACTGCGCGCCGCCGCCCCCGTGCTGGAGAAGCTCGCACACAAGTAA